From the genome of Candidatus Competibacteraceae bacterium:
GTAGTGGTGTTAGTAAAAGCAGCACCCAGGCGGCGACCCGAAACAGCGGCGCGGCGACCAGATCGGTCACGCCGGGTGCGTTGTCCAACAGGGCCAGTCGGCCCTGCAAATTTCGGAAATCATCCACCAGGATCAGGAAGATCCACGCCAGCAACCCTTGCACCACCGCCAGCAGCGTCCAGGCCAGCGGCGACAGGAATAGGCCGCGCAGCTCGCGGGCCGCGATGGTGAGGATCATACCGGCGCCTCCCCCAGCGTCAGATCGACAAAGATTTGTTCCAGGCCGGTGTGTTCCGGGGTCATTTCCCACAGATCCCAGCCATCGGCGCAAGCCCGTTCGAGCACGGCCTGGTGGGGCGCGGCGCCGGGGGCATGATGGAGTCTAAACCGGCCGATACCGAGTTCCTCGACCCGGACGACTCCCGGCAGTCGCGCCAGGCTCGCGGTCGGCGGCGCTGCGTTCAGCCCGACCCGCAGGTGGGTGGAGCGCCGTTGCTGTTCCAAATCGGCCAGCGCGCCGGCGTACACCAGCCGTCCGGCCCGGATGATCTGCACATGGGTGCAGGTCGCCTGCACCTCGGGTAACAGATGGGTGGACAGAATCACCCCGCGATCCCGCCCCAGCGTGCGGATCAACTCGCGAATCTCGCGCAGTTGGAAAGGGTCCAGGCCGACGGTCGGCTCGTCCAGCACCAGCACCGGGGGGTCGTGCAGGATGGCCTGGGCCAGACCGACCCGCTGCCGATATCCCTTGGACAAATTGCCGATCAGGCGTCGGCCGACATCCGCCAGCCCGCAGCGCTCCTTGATCTGAAGCAGGGCTTGGCGGCAGGCCACGCGATCGAGCCCGTGCAGGCGGGCGCTGTAGCACAACTGTTCGTCCACCGTCAGTTCGCGATAAAGCGGAGGTTGCTCGGGCAGATAGCCGATCGATTGCTTGGCCTGACGCGGTTGATCCAGCAAATCGGCGCCGTTGATGACGATCCGCCCGGCGTCCGGCGCCAACACACCCGCCAGCATCCGCATCGTAGTCGATTTGCCCGCCCCGTTGAGGCCAAGAAATCCAAGAACCTGGCCCCTGTGGAGAGTGAAAGTGATTTCATCGACCACCCGCATATCGCCGTAGCTGCGGGTCAATCGCTCCACCCGCGCCAGTATCTCGCCTTTCATGCCATTTTCAACAAGCGCTGACCCGCGCGGGGCGGTATCATACATTACGAAGTTGACCCGAACAGCCGTGCCGATCCGTTGCCGAGCACCCCATGGAAAAACCTCCCAACCACATCCCGCCACCCGATCACGACCTCTCCGATGGTCTGCATATCGACCAGAGCGAGGAACCTCTGATCCACTGGCTGCTCGTCATTATCCGGTTTTGCGTGCGGATACTGGCGATACTGATGACCCTGGTGATCATCTGGAGCGTCGCCGATGTGGCTTGGGTGATTTATCAGCGTGCGGCGGCGCCGATTGTGGGGTTGCTGAGCGTCAATGATATTTTAGCTTCGTTCGGCGCCTTCATGGCGGCTCTGATCGCCATCGAAATTTTTCTGAACATCGTGCTGTACCTGCGCGACGACGTGTTGCATGTCAAACTGGTGCTCGCCACGGCGCTGATGGCGATCGCCCGAAAGGTGATCGTGATGGACTACAAAACCGTGGAGCCCGAATACATCTGGGCAACGGCGGCGGTCATTTTTTCTCTAAGTATTGGCTACTGGCTGGTGGCCAAGAAACTCCAATAAGCACGGCAATCAGCCCAGCATCATGGTAGCAGTATTGTACGGAAATATCTTTATAAATCAAAATACCTAGAGCTGTTGGCTTGATGACGAACGGCTTTCCGGCCGTACCGGCCGCTTTTTCTAACCACGCTTACAAAAGGTGTAGAGTTGAATTTCATCGTTCATGGTTTTCTGGATCTCTCTTTCTGGGAACTGGTGTTGGCAACGCTGTTGATGACGCATGTCACGATAGCCGCCGTCACGATTTTCCTGCACCGCGCCCAAGCACATCGTGCACTGGATTTGCACCCGGTCATCAGTCATTTCTTCCGATTCTGGCTATGGCTAACGACCGGCATGGCCACCAAACAGTGGGTCGCCATACATCGCAAGCATCACGCCAAGTGCGAAACACCGGACGATCCTCATAGCCCGCAGGTTTTGGGTATCCGCAAGGTGCTTTGGGAAGGTGCGGAATTGTATCGCTCTGAAGCACTTAACTCGGAGACCATGAAGCGCTACGGTCATGGCACACCCGATGATTGGCTGGAAACCCATCTCTATGCTCGCTATGACCAACTGGGTATTACGCTGATGCTGTTTGTTGATCTGGCCTTATTTGGTGTCTCGGGACTCACCGTTTGGGCTATACAATTGCTATGGATTCCATTCTGGGCCGCCGGAGTCGTCAATGGCTTAGGGCACTATTGGGGTTATCGAAATTATGAACCTCGCGATGCCTCCGCCAACCTTCTACCGATCGGATTGATAATCGGCGGGGAAGAACTGCATAACAACCATCACGCCTTCCCTAGTTCGGCCAAGCTGTCGAACCACTGGTGGGAATTTGACATTGGCTGGTTGTACATCCGGATTTTGACAATCCTGCGATTGGCACACGTCAAGAAAATCGCGCCAGTACCACAACAACTACCGGATAAACAGGCTATTGATCTGGATACACTACGAGCCGTTGTGCTTGGTCGATTGTATGTGATGGCCGATTTCGGCCGTAATGTAGTGGTACCAGTGCTGCGGGAGGAGTTACGAAAAGCCGATGATTCCCGGCGCCGCATACTCAGGCGGACCAAGGGATTATTGCTGCGGGAAGAGGCGCGACTGGACGACCGTGATCGCGCCCGACTACGCAGTGTGCTCGACATGAGTCAAGCTCTATGCACCGTCTATGAATTTCGGATGAGCTTGCAAAGTCTGTGGAATCGCACAACTGTCAGCCATGAAAAACTGCTGGCATCGCTGCAAGATTGGTGTACACAGGCCGAGGCCAGTGGTATTCAAGCCCTACAGGAATTCGCGCAATCATTGCGTGGCTACTCAGTGCGCTCAATCTGACTGAAGGTCACAGAAAGCCCGCCTTGAAGGCGGGCTTTCTGTGACAGCTCAACAAGTTATCAAATAACTATTTGATCTTCGCTTCCTTGTAGGGAACATGCTTACGGACCACCGGATCGTATTTTTTCATTTCCAGCTTTTCAGGCATTGTGCGCTTGTTCTTAGTCGTTGTATAGAAATGACCCGTACCAGCGGTGGACACCAGCTTGATCTTATCACGCATGAGTAGCTACTCCTTTCAATTAAACTTTCTCACCGTGGGCACGTAACCCGGCCAAAACGGCGTCAATACCTTTTTTATCGATGATCCGCATACCATGCGAAGATACCCGTAGACGCACAAAACGCCGCTCACTTTCAACCCAAAAGCGATGAATATGCAAGTTCGGTAGAAAGCGACGACGGGTCTTGTTATTAGCGTGCGATACATTATTTCCGGTAGCGGGGCCTTTCCCCGTCACTTGGCAAACTCTTGACATTGAGCCTATCTCCACAACCGGCAAAACCGGGCTTTCGAAAGCTTATTGGCTTTTAAGTCTTAATGAACCACAGGTTAAAGGGACAAATGACCGCCACACCGATGGATCAGAAAAGCAATCAATATCCGAAGACTAAAAAACCCAAAAGCATCCCCCTGAAACCAGGGGGATGCAGCAAATAGATTGCCTGGCGATGACCGACTTTAGCGTGAGTAGATCTCACACGATCATAGGCGCGGCGCGGTTTCACGATCGAGTTCGGGATGGGGTCGAGTGGTTCCCACGCGCTAAGGTCGCCAGGCGAAAAGGGGGAAGGCACGATGCCTGCGAAGGTGGGGGGTTCCACATACTTTGGGTGTTGCAGGGTCAAGCCGCACGGTCAATTAGTACGGGTAGGCTGCACGCGTTGCCGCGCGTCCACCGCCCGCCTATCCACGTCGTGGTCTTCAACGGACCTTTAGGAGTCTCAAGGACTCGGGAGATCTAATCTTGGGGGAGGCTTCCCGCTTAGATGCTTTCAGCGGTTATCCCGTCCGGACGTAGCTACCCGGCCATGCCACTGGCGTGACAACCGGTGCACCAGAGGTCTGTCCATTCCGGTCCTCTCGTACTAGGAACAGCGCCCCGCAAATCTCCAACGCCCGCGGCAGATAGGGACCGAACTGTCTCACGACGTTCTAAACCCAGCTCGCGTACCACTTTAAATGGCGAACAGCCATACCCTTGGGACCGACTACAGCCCCAGGATGTGATGAGCCGACATCGAGGTGCCAAACACCGCCGTCGATATGGACTCTTGGGCGGTATCAGCCTGTTATCCCCGGAGTACCTTTTATCCGTTGAGCGATGGCCTTTCCATACAGAACCACCGGATCACTAAGACCTGCTTTCGCACCTGCTCGACCTGTCCGTCTCGCAGTCAAGCGCCCTTTCGCCTTTGCACGCCACGCGCGATTTCCGACCGCGCTGAGGGCACCATCGCACTCCTCCGTTACTCTTTGGGAGGAGACCGCCCCAGTCAAACTACCCACCATGCACGGTCCCGGACCCGGATCACGGGCCACGGTTAGAATCTCGAGCATTCCAGGGTGGTATTTCAAGGTTGGCTCCACCGAAACTGGCGTTCCGGCTTCAGTGCCTCCCACCTATCCTACACAAGAAGGCTCAAAATTCAGTGCAAAGCTGTAGTAAAGGTTCACGGGGTCTTTCCGTCTTGCCGCGGGTACGCTGCATCTTCACAGCGATTTCAATTTCACGGAGTCTCGGGTGGAGACAGTGTGGCTATCGTTACGCCATTCGTGCAGGTCGGAACTTACCCGACAAGGAATTTCGCTACCTTAGGACCGTTATAGTTACGGCCGCCGTTTACCGGGGCTTCGATCAAGAGCTTCGCTTGCGCTGACCCCATCACTTAACCTTCCGGCACCGGGCAGGCGTCACACCCTATACGTCCACTTTCGTGTTGGCAGAGTGCTGTGTTTTTAGTAAACAGTCGCAGCCACCTGGTCACTGCGGCCCGCTTCGGCTCCAGCCGCGAGGGCCTTCACCTACCACGGGCGCACCTTCTCCCGAAGTTACGGTGCTAGTTTGCCGAGTTCCTTCACCCGAGTTCTCTCCAGCGCCTGAGGATTCTCTCCTCGCCCACCTGTGTCGGTTTGGGGTACGGGTGGCGCGAACCTGAAGCTTAGAGGCTTTTCCTGGGAGCTGGGCATGGGCCACTTCGCCCCAAAGGGCTCGTTATCGCGTCTCGGCATTGACTGACCGGATTTGCCTGGTCGGCCTGCCTACTCGCTTGAACCGGCACAACCAATCGCCGGCTGGCTTAGCCTTCTCCGTCCCCCCATCGCAGTTCGCGTCAGTACCGGATTGTTCACCGGTTTCCCATCGACTACGCCTTTCGGCCTCGCCTTAGGGGCCGACTCACCCTGCGCCGATTGCCGTTGCGCAGGAACCCTTTGGCTTTCGGCGTGCGGGGTTTTCACCCGCATGATCGTTACTTATGTCAGCATTCGCACTTCCGATGCCTCCAGCTCACCTCGCGGTGAACCTTCACTGGCTTACGGAACGCTCCCCTACCATGCCTTGCGGCATCCGCAGCTTCGGTGTCCGGCTTAAGCCCCGTTGAATCTTCCGCGCGGGCCGACTTGACCAGTGAGCTATTACGCTTTCTTTAAAGGATGGCTGCTTCTAAGCCAACCTCCTGGCTGTCTGGGCCTTCCCACATCGTTTCCCACTGAGCCGGAACTTGGGGACCTTAGCTGGCGGTCTGGGTTGTTTCCCTCTCCACGACGGACGTTCGCACCCGCCGTGTGTCTCCCGTGATTGCACTTCCCGGTATTCGGAGTTTGCCTCGGGTTGGTAAGCCGGGATGGCCCCCTAGCCGAAACAGTGCTCTACCCCCGGGAGTGAGACACGAGGCGCTACCTCAATAGCTTTCGGGGAGAACCAGCTATCTCCGAGCTTGATTAGCCTTTCACTCCGATCCACAACTCATCCCCGGCTTTTTCAACAGACGTGGGTTCGGCCCTTCAGTGGGTGTTACCCCACCTTCAGCCTGGTCATGGATAGATCGCTCGGTTTCGGGTCTACTCCCAACGACTGATTCGCCCTGTTCGGACTCGGTTTCCCTACGCTTCCCCTAGCCGGTTAAGCTTGCCGCTGAAAGTAAGTCGCTGACCCATTATACAAAAGGTACGCAGTCACCCCTTGCGGGGCTCCCACTGCTTGTACGCACACGGTTTCAGGGTCTATTTCACTCCCCTCGCCGGGGTTCTTTTCGCCTTTCCCTCACGGTACTGGTTCACTATCGGTCGATCACGAGTATTTAGCCTTGGAGGATGGTCCCCCCATGTTCAGACAGGGTTTCACGTGCCCCGCCCTACTTGTTCCAGCCTTAGTTCCACCATCGGATTTTCGGATACGGGGCTGTCACCCGCTGCGGCCGGCCTTTCCAAGCCGTTCTCCTAATCCAATGGCTACATGCTGGTGGCTGTTCCGCGTTCGCTCGCCGCTACTGACGGAATCTCGGTTGATTTCTGTTCCTCCGGGTATTGAGATGTTTCAGTTCCCCGGGTTCGCTTCGGCTTCCTATGGATTCAGAAGCCGATACCCTTGCGGGTGGGTTTCCCCATTCAGAGATCTGCGGATCAATGCTTGTTTGCCAACTCCCCGCAGCTTTTCGCAGGCTGCCACGTCTTTCATCGCCTGTGATCGCCAAGGCATCCACCGTGTGCGCTTAGTCACTTGACCCTGCAACCCCAAAGTATTTGGGATTGCTTGCCGGCATCCATTGCCGTTGTCGCGCGCCTCCGTGGCGCGCCTCCCCACGGAGAAACGCCAGCGTTTCTCCGCATCAATACATCGTACCTTCCATTTTGTTAAAGAACACGTAAAACAACCATACAAAACAACTAGCTACAATAATCGATATACCAACATCGCCAGTATATCGAAAAAACCAGAATACGCCGCCGGCCGCTCCAACCATCAAGGTATCGGAATGGTGGAGCCAGGCGGGTTCGAACCGCCGACCCCCGGCTTGCAAAGCCGGTGCTCTCCCGGCTGAGCTATGGCCCCAGGTGTTGGTGGGTCTGGGTGGACTCGAACCACCGACCTCACCCTTATCAGGGGTGCGCTCTAACCACCTGAGCTACAGACCCGGACCGGCTGCTGGAAAGTGGTTGGAGGGGGGGCTCGCGATGCGATGGACTTTTCTTTAAAGGAGGTGATCCAGCCGCAGGTTCCCCTACGGCTACCTTGTTACGACTTCACCCCAGTCATTGACCACACCGTGGTCGGCGCCCTCCCGAAGGTTAAGCGACCGACTTCTGGTACAGCCAACTCCCATGGTGTGACGGGCGGTGTGTACAAGGCCCGGGAACGTATTCACCGCAGCAGTGCTGATCTGCGATTACTAGCGATTCCGACTTCATGGAGTCGGGTTGCAGACTCCAATCCGGACTACGAGCGGCTTTTTGGGATTGGCTTCCCCTCGCGGGTTCGCGACCCTTTGTACCGCCCATTGTAGCACGTGTGTGGCCCTGGCCATAAGGGCCATGATGACTTGACGTCATCCCCACCTTCCTCCGGTTTATCACCGGCAGTCTCCCTAGAGTTCCCGGCCGAACCGCTGGCAACTAGGGACAAGGGTTGCGCTCGTTGCGGGACTTAACCCAACATCTCACGACACGAGCTGACGACAGCCATGCAGCACCTGTCTCGGGGCTCCTTGCGGCACCTTCCATCTCTGGAAGTTCCCCGGATGTCAAGGCCAGGTAAGGTTCTTCGCGTTGCATCGAATTAAACCACATGCTCCACCGCTTGTGCGGGCCCCCGTCAATTCCTTTGAGTTTCAACCTTGCGGCCGTACTCCCCAGGCGGAGCACTTAGCGCGTTAGCTACGACACCGGACGGTCACCCACCCGACGTCTAGTGCTCATCGTTTACCGCGTGGACTACCAGGGTATCTAATCCTGTTTGCTCCCCACGCTTTCGTGCCTCAGCGTCAGTGTGGCCCCAGACCGCTGCCTTCGCCATCGGTGTTCCTCCCGATCTCTACGCATTTCACCGCTACACCGGGAATTCCACGATCCTCTAGCCCACTCTAGTCCGGCCGTCTCAACCGCAGTTCCCAGGTTGAGCCCGGGGCTTTCACGGCTGACTGACCGAACCGCCTACGCACGCTTTACGCCCAGTAATTCCGATTAACGCTCGCACCCTCCGTATTACCGCGGCTGCTGGCACGGAGTTAGCCGGTGCTTATTTCGCGGGTAACGTCAGAGCCGCGCGCTATTTACGCCCGGCCGTTCTTCCCCGCCTAAAGGGCTTTACAACCCGCAGGCCGTCTTCACCCACGCGGCATTGCTGGATCAGGCTTGCGCCCATTGTCCAATATTCCCCACTGCTGCCTCCCGTAGGAGTCTGGGCCGTGTCTCAGTCCCAGTGTGGCTTACCCCACCAACTAGCTAATCGGACGTAGGTTCATCCCGCAGCGCGAGGCCCGAAGGTCCCCCGCTTTCCTCCGTGGAGCGTATGCGGTATTAGCCTGAGTTTCCCCAGGTTGTCCCCCCCTGCAGGGCAGATCCCTACGCGTTACTCACCCGTCCGCCACTGAGGACCGAAGTCCTCCGTTCGACTTGCATGTGTTAGGCATGCCGCCAGCGTTCAATCTGAGCCAGGATCAAACTCTTCAGTTCAATGCTTGCTCTATTTACTCAATACTTCCGTAAAACGCTTTTGACTCCGCTTTCGCAGAGCCCGAAGCAGCCTACAGGCCCTTCGCCCGCAAGCCACCCCTCCAACCTACCTTCCAGTTTGATAAAGAGCAGCTAACTTCTTTTGCCCGATAAAGAGCAGGAAGGAGATTATAGGCTCGTTTAAGTCATTACCGCAAGCTTTTTCTCGAACCTTTTCTCCATCCCTCTACGCTCACCGTAGGGGAACGCGGATTATAGAGAAGATAAATTGAACGTCAAGCCCGTACCGCAACATCAACTATGATTGAGCACCAGTTCGCGCAAACCCCGCGCAAACGGAGTTTGCGCGCTGAATTGCAACATTTCCCGCAGCAAAGCCGGATCACCCAACGAGTGCCGAATATCGCCGATCCGGCCGGACGCAAACTCGGTCGGAGGTGCGTTCGGAAACAGTTCGCAGTAAATCGCCAGCACCTGCTTTAAGGAAATGGCATGGCCGGTACAAACATTGT
Proteins encoded in this window:
- a CDS encoding ATP-binding cassette domain-containing protein is translated as MKGEILARVERLTRSYGDMRVVDEITFTLHRGQVLGFLGLNGAGKSTTMRMLAGVLAPDAGRIVINGADLLDQPRQAKQSIGYLPEQPPLYRELTVDEQLCYSARLHGLDRVACRQALLQIKERCGLADVGRRLIGNLSKGYRQRVGLAQAILHDPPVLVLDEPTVGLDPFQLREIRELIRTLGRDRGVILSTHLLPEVQATCTHVQIIRAGRLVYAGALADLEQQRRSTHLRVGLNAAPPTASLARLPGVVRVEELGIGRFRLHHAPGAAPHQAVLERACADGWDLWEMTPEHTGLEQIFVDLTLGEAPV
- a CDS encoding phosphate-starvation-inducible PsiE family protein, yielding MEKPPNHIPPPDHDLSDGLHIDQSEEPLIHWLLVIIRFCVRILAILMTLVIIWSVADVAWVIYQRAAAPIVGLLSVNDILASFGAFMAALIAIEIFLNIVLYLRDDVLHVKLVLATALMAIARKVIVMDYKTVEPEYIWATAAVIFSLSIGYWLVAKKLQ
- a CDS encoding fatty acid desaturase; translation: MVHGFLDLSFWELVLATLLMTHVTIAAVTIFLHRAQAHRALDLHPVISHFFRFWLWLTTGMATKQWVAIHRKHHAKCETPDDPHSPQVLGIRKVLWEGAELYRSEALNSETMKRYGHGTPDDWLETHLYARYDQLGITLMLFVDLALFGVSGLTVWAIQLLWIPFWAAGVVNGLGHYWGYRNYEPRDASANLLPIGLIIGGEELHNNHHAFPSSAKLSNHWWEFDIGWLYIRILTILRLAHVKKIAPVPQQLPDKQAIDLDTLRAVVLGRLYVMADFGRNVVVPVLREELRKADDSRRRILRRTKGLLLREEARLDDRDRARLRSVLDMSQALCTVYEFRMSLQSLWNRTTVSHEKLLASLQDWCTQAEASGIQALQEFAQSLRGYSVRSI
- the rpmG gene encoding 50S ribosomal protein L33, which gives rise to MRDKIKLVSTAGTGHFYTTTKNKRTMPEKLEMKKYDPVVRKHVPYKEAKIK
- the rpmB gene encoding 50S ribosomal protein L28, which encodes MSRVCQVTGKGPATGNNVSHANNKTRRRFLPNLHIHRFWVESERRFVRLRVSSHGMRIIDKKGIDAVLAGLRAHGEKV